A genome region from Platichthys flesus chromosome 12, fPlaFle2.1, whole genome shotgun sequence includes the following:
- the mcm8 gene encoding DNA helicase MCM8: MSGEGSSKGSWRGGGGGWRGGGGGRWRGGGGGWRSRPWRGGSGGARGSGGGWRGGGSGSNTLSAQRALCQTTLDALCPYKGWTLYFIEGFIESSPSVAKIKVFENYFTSKIHLYDKDEIERQGSVLVDYADLIGDKTVSEAIPDLTTELKEQPELILNCLGVAIHQVLAVDLEKQAAELQGEELPVATPIINIPHISARLYNYEPLTPLRMLRASVFGRLVCVKGTVVRVSNIRPLCTRMAFRCQSCRQTMSLPLQHGKYATPTKCIQPDCRSRSFIPSRSSPLTHTVDWQIIKVQELMSGEQRETGRIPRTVECHLTSDLCDSCVPGDAITVAGIVRVTNDGSSRGNKDQCMFLLYLEATSVSNTKGRQSKSGQGSRGSLEDHSAGDEFTLKELYAIQEIQSQPHLLRLIVHSLCPVIYGHLLVKAALSLTLFGGRQKRTDKNSVPVRGDPHILMVGDPGLGKSQMLQAVCNVAPRGIYVCGNSTSTTGLTVSLSRDSGTGDWALEAGALVLADQGLCCIDEFDKLGHQQHALLEAMEQQSVSLAKAGIVSSLPARTSVVAAANPVGGHYNRGKTVSENLKLGSAILSRFDVVFLLLDIPDESHDRRLSEHVMANRAGKGRTSSATVTRADSGLNTSILLEHSDMPLSERLQIPAGETVDPIPVCLLRKYISYARQYVRPVISPEAAKVIQVFYLSLRAQAHTADTTPITTRQLESLIRLTEARARLDLRETASQSDAEDVVEIMKHSMADTYSDGLGNLDFERSQLGSGMSQRSVAKRLINALHAHSQRTGQKQFEMHMLRSVADKLNIKVLDFEGLVSSLNEQGFLLKKGAKLYQLQTV, from the exons ATGAGTGGAGAGGGATCCAGTAAAGGATCGTGgaggggtggtggagggggatggagaggaggaggaggaggaa gatggaggggaggaggaggaggatggaggagtaGACCATGGAGAGGAGGATCAGGGGGAGCAAGAGGTTcaggaggagggtggagaggaggaggatcaggGAGCAACACCCTCAGCGCTCAGAGAG CTCTTTGTCAGACCACTCTAGATGCTCTGTGTCCATACAAAGGCTGGACACTCTACTTCATAGAAG GTTTCATAGAGAGCTCCCCTAGTGTGGCGAAGATCAAAGTGTTTGAGAATTATTTTACTTCCAAGATTCACCTTTATGACAAg GATGAGATTGAGCGTCAGGGCAGTGTTCTGGTCGATTACGCCGACTTGATTGGAGACAAGACTGTGAGTGAAGCAATTCCTGATTTGACCACAGAGCTGAAGGAACAACCGGAGCTGATACTCAACTGTTTGGGGGTGGCCATccaccag gtGTTGGCTGTAGATCTGGAGAAACAGGCGGCTGAGCTGCAAGGGGAAGAACTTCCTGTTGCTACACCAATCATCAACATCCCTCATATAAGCGCAAG GCTGTATAACTATGAGCCACTGACTCCGCTGCGGATGTTGCGTGCCAGTGTGTTTGGACGTCTGGTGTGCGTGAAGGGAACAGTGGTCAGAGTTAGTAACATCAGACCTCTCTGCACCAGGATGGCGTTCAGGTGTCAGAGCTGCAGGCAAACCATGTCCCTGCCACTGCAGCACGGGAAATACGCTACACCCACCAAA TGTATCCAGCCGGACTGTCGCAGTCGTTCCTTCATCCCAAGCAGGAGTTCTCCTCTTACACACACTGTAGACTGGCAGATCATCAA GGTGCAGGAGTTGATGAGTGGAGAGCAAAGGGAGACCGGACGAATCCCGCGTACCGTCGAGTGTCACCTGACCTCCGACCTCTGTGACAGCTGCGTCCCTGGAGACGCCATTACTGTGGCCGGGATAGTTCGAGTTACCAACGatg GTAGTTCCCGGGGGAATAAGGATCAGTGTATGttcctcctctacctcgaaGCCACTTCAGTCAGTAATACTAAAG GTCGTCAGTCCAAGTCGGGCCAGGGATCCAGAGGGTCGCTTGAAGATCATTCTGCAGGGGATGAGTTCACCCTGAAGGAGCTGTACGCCATCCAGGAGATCCAGTCGCAGCCGCACCTGCTCAGACTCATCGTGCA cTCTTTGTGTCCTGTCATCTACGGCCATCTC CTGGTGAAAGCTGCCCTGTCCTTGACGTTGTTCGGCGGCAGACAGAAACGCACAGACAAGAACAGTGTTCCAGTTCGAGGAGACCCACACATCCTGATGGTGGGAGACCCTGGACTGGGAAAGAGTCAGATGTTACAG GCCGTGTGTAATGTGGCTCCCAGGGGAATTTACGTTTGTGGCAACAGTACCAGCACCACAG gCTTAACCGTGAGTTTATCCCGAGATTCAGGAACAGGGGATTGGGCTTTGGAGGCTGGAGCCTTGGTGCTGGCTGACCAAG GTCTATGCTGCATTGATGAGTTTGATAAGTTGGGTCACCAGCAGCATGCTCTCTTGGAGGCCATGGAGCAGCAGTCTGTCAGTCTGGCGAAGGCTGGAATAGTTTCCTCCCTTCCGGCCAGAACGTCAGTTGTAGCTGCAGCGAACCCAGTCGGAGGACATTACAACAGAGGCAAGACTGTCTCTGAAAATCTGAA ATTGGGCTCAGCTATCCTCTCTCGCTTCGACGTAGTCTTCCTCCTGCTGGATATCCCAGACGAGTCACATGACCGGCGCCTGTCGGAGCACGTCATGGCAAATCGAGCCGGAAAAGGCCGAACCAGCAGTGCCACAGTCACCAGGGCCGACAGCGGGCTGAACACCTCCATCCTCCTGGAACACTCAGACATGCCCCTGTCTGAACGTCTGCAG ATCCCTGCAGGTGAAACTGTGGACCCCATTCCAGTCTGCCTGTTAAGGAAGTACATCAGCTATGCTCGTCAGTACGTCCGTCCGGTAATCTCTCCTGAGGCAGCAAAAGTAATCCAGGTGTTCTACCTGTCACTGAGAGCTCAGGCTCACACTGCGGACACTACGCCCATCACCACACGACAGCTGGAGTCTTTAATCAGATTAACTGAG GCAAGAGCCAGGTTGGACCTCAGAGAGACGGCTTCCCAGAGTGATGCTGAGGATGTGGTGGAGATCATGAAACACAG tatGGCTGATACATATTCAGACGGTCTGGGCAATCTGGACTTTGAGCGATCTCAACTGGGGTCGGGCATGAGTCAGCGCAGCGTGGCAAAGCGTCTGATCAATGCTCTGCACGCTCACTCACAGAGGACCGGTCAGAAGCAGTTCGAGATGCACATGCTCCGAAGTGTGGCCGACAAACTGAACATCAAG GTGCTGGACTTTGAAGGTCTGGTGAGTTCCCTGAATGAACAAGGGTTCCTGCTGAAGAAAGGAGCCAAACTGTACCAGCTGCAGACGGTCTGA
- the crls1 gene encoding cardiolipin synthase (CMP-forming) — protein sequence MFCCRGIASFRFVVSTRGSVVCGLEPASWRLSHTPVTECARRPQVSGAWLVRLHGTDSRASCWTGLLQPGARYRPGAQGLLRGGQQRSLLISRCSPPPEARGLCTGNAKEKPGSPPAADRPEASTVPGQGLFKFKQLYENPWTIPNLLCVCRILLAPYLGHLIIQQHFHLSLALFTLAGATDLLDGYIARTWPSQKSALGSALDPLADKILVSILYVSLTYADLIPAPLTALVIFRDVGLIAAVFWIRYKTVPPPVTLGKFFNPCYTTAQLKPTLFSKVNTAIQLFLVASSLAAPVFQYTDCVLLQCLWYVTAVTTAASGYSYWHYGRKTVQLLNTRAP from the exons ATGTTTTGTTGTCGCGGGATCGCCAGTTTCCGCTTCGTGGTGTCCACGCGCGGTTCGGTGGTGTGCGGACTCGAACCTGCGTCATGGCGGCTCTCGCACACACCTGTCACGGAGTGCGCGAGGCGGCCTCAGGTGAGCGGCGCGTGGCTCGTGAGGCTCCACGGGACGGACAGTCGCGCGAGCTGCTGGACCGGGCTCCTGCAGCCGGGAGCCCGGTACCGGCCCGGGGCCCAGGGGCTCCTCCGGGGAGGTCAGCAGAGGTCGCTGCTGATCTCCCGGTGCTCACCGCCTCCTGAAGCCCGGGGGCTCTGCACCGGGAACGCGAAGGAGAAACCGGGCAGCCCCCCCGCGGCGGACCGGCCCGAGGCCAGCACGGTACCGGGACAAGGACTGTTCAAGTTCAAACAGCTG TACGAGAACCCGTGGACGATCCCCaacctgttgtgtgtgtgtcgcatcCTGCTGGCCCCGTACCTGGGTCACCTGATCATCCAGCAGCACTTCCACCTCAGCCTGGCTCTGTTCACGCTGGCGGGAGCTACTGACCTG TTGGACGGGTACATAGCCAGAACGTGGCCCTCTCAGAAGTCGGCGTTGGGCAGCGCTCTCGACCCGTTGGCCGACAAAATCCTCGTCAGTATTTTATACGTCAGTCTGACCTACGCTGACCTCATACCAG CTCCTTTGACGGCGCTCGTGATTTTCAGAGATGTCGGTTTGATCGCTGCTGTTTTCTGGATCAGATACAAAACTGTTCCTCCGCCG GTGACACTGGGTAAATTCTTTAACCCTTGCTACACAACTGCACAGCTCAAGCCCACGCTTTTCAGCaag gtgaacACAGCCATTCAGCTCTTCCTGGTTGCATCTTCTCTGGCTGCTCCGGTCTTCCAGTACACAGACTGTGTCCTGCTGCAGTGCCTATG GTACGTGACGGCGGTGACCACGGCGGCGTCGGGCTACAGCTACTGGCACTACGGCCGCAAAACCGTGCAGCTGCTGAACACCAGGGCGCCGTGA